The window CTGCACGGATTGAAGACTACGCACTGCTCGGCAACTGCAAAACGGCCGCCCTGGTCTCAATAGATGGCTCGCTGGACTGGTTGTGTTTCCCGCGCTTCGATTCCCCGGCCTGTTTTGCGGCGCTGCTGGGTGACAGCGACAACGGCCGCTGGAAAGTCGCGCCTGTGGCCCAGTCGGTGAAAACCGAGCGGCGTTACCGCGAAGGCACGTTGATTCTGGAAACCCTGTTTGAAACAGACACCGGGCGCGCGATGCTCATCGACTTCATGCCGGTGGGCCTGGGCAGTCAGGTGGTGCGGATCGTCGTCGGCCTGGAAGGACGGGTGTCTTTCGACATGGACCTGGCCATTCGCTTCGACTACGGCAGCAGTGTGCCGTGGGTGGAAAATCACAGCGGTCACTTGCTGACCGCTGTCGCAGGGCCTGACATGCTGGTGCTGCGCACACCAGAGCCGTTGCAGGCTCATGATCACCACACCGGCAGCCATTTCCATATTGATGCGGGCGAGCGTGAAGCTTTTGTGCTCAGCCATCAGCCCTCCAATGAACCGGTCCAGGAGGGCATCGACCCGGAGCAGGCACTGCGGGACACCGAGCGGTTCTGGCTGGAATTCTCTGATCGCTGCCCCGATGTCGGGCCGTGGACCGAGCAGGTCAAACGCTCGTTGATCACCCTGAAAGCCATGACTTACCAGCCCACGGGAGGCATCGTCGCGGCTGTCACGACCTCGCTACCCGAGCAGTTGGGGGGTGAACGAAACTGGGACTACCGCTATTGCTGGTTACGCGATGCCACCATGACCTTGCTGGCGTTCATGAACCTGGGCTATTTCGAAGAAGCGGCTGCCTGGCGCGAATGGCTGATGCGTGCAGTGGCTGGTAATCCCGAGCAGATCCAGATCATGTACGGCCTGGGCGGTGAGCGCCGGTTGCCTGAATTCGAGTTGCCCTGGCTCAGCGGTTATGAGGGTTCGCGCCCGGTTCGTATCGGCAACGGCGCTGCCACGCAGATGCAGCTGGATGTCTACGGTGAAGTGGCCGATGCGATGATTCAGGCCCTCAAAGGGGGATTGCCACGTCCGCCGCGCAGTATCGAAATCTCCAAGGTCATCATGCCGTTCCTGGAAACGGTCTGGCACCTTCCAGACCGCGGAATCTGGGAGATTCGCTCGGAACCGCGCCACTTTACCCATTCGAAAGTCATGACCTGGGTCGCGTTTGATCGCAACGCCAAGCTGATCGCCCAGACCGCACAAAGCGATGAGGAGCGAGCGCTGGCCCGGCATTATCGTGAGGTTGCCGATCAGATTCACGCCGACGTATGCCAGCACGGTTACGATGCCGAGCTGGGCAGCTTCACCCAGACTTATGGCGCCCCGGCGCTGGATGCCAGCTTGCTGCAGATCGCGTTGACCGGATTTCTGCCGGCCGATGACCCCCGGGTGGTTGGCACGGTCGCCGCCATCGAGCGCAGCCTGATCGAAGACGGCTTGCTATTGCGCTACGACACGGATCACAGCACCGATGGGGTTGCTGGTCGTGAAGGGACTTTTCTGGTCTGTTCGTTCTGGTTGGCGGACGTGTACGTGCTGATGGGCCGGGAAGAGGACGCCGCTGCGCTGTTCGATCGCCTGTGCGGGCTATGCAATGACCTGGGCTTGCTCGCCGAGCAATACGACACCCATGGCAAACGCATGTTGGGTAATTTCCCTCAGGCTTTCAGCCACATCGGGATCATCAACACTGCACTCAATCTGCATCGAGTGGTTTGCCCCGTGAAAGCCCGGGCGGCCGCTGAGGTTGATGCTGTGCAGTAATTCTCGAATTGTGCGGTAACCCTCGAATCACATCGCTTTTCTGAACGTGAAATTGATACGTTGCTCGCCCAATTGGGGTTGGTAGCCAGGCTTGATCGGCAGCACGCCATGAAAGCGCAAGCGATCTTCGCCACCCCACACCACGACGTCGCCATGCAGCAGGTTGATGCGCTGGGCTTTGTCTTGGCGTGCGAAGCCGCCAAACAGAAAAACCGCTGGCAACCCCAGCGAGACTGAAACGACCGGCCACTGCAACTGCTGTTCGTCTTTGTCCTGATGCATGGACATCTTCGCGCCGGGTACATATCGGTTGATCAGGCATGCATCCGGCATGAAGCCTGGAAAGCCACTCGCCGAAGCCGCCGTCCGGGCCAGCTCCATGAATACCTCAGGGATGGCTGGCCAGGGCAGGCCGGTTTGCGGATCAGTGGGCGTGTAGCGATAGCCTTTGCGATCGGTCATCCAGCCGTAACTGCCGCAACTGCTGAGTGCGGCTGACATGGTGAAACCGCCTGGGGTCACCATGTGCCGGAACGGCGCCCGCTGCAGCACGGATTCAAGGGCCAGCAGCAGGTCCTCGATCCGGGGCAGAGCGAAGCCGCGCAGCACGAAGGCGTGCTGGCCGATCTGTTCCGTCGACGCCGGCGGGGTCGGTGCGTCGGCGAACAGATCCAGCGTGACGGGAGTGGTGCTTTCTCGTTTCATGTGGCAGTCGGCGAGGCTATTACAGGGCTTTGCTGACTTTGACGTCGGTGATCTCGTCGCCGCTCTGGCCGTGCATCTTTTCCAGTGCGCTTCTTGCTTCATCAACCGATGCCGATTGTAATTGGGCAAACTCGAAACGGCGTTCGCCATTGAGTTTGTAGCTGACCGCGTATTTGGTGGTTCGAGGGGCTGGCGTACTCACGTTGACTCCTTGCAATGGCTTAGCTCAGTCGGGAAGCTGAGCGGCGAACGATTTTGATCGAGTGAGTAAAGGTAGTCTTGCGCCCACCGTTGGAATCCATCTTGCGACCCGACGTATCGATGGTGATGTTCCAGAAACCGGTGCTCGGCGCGGCGATTTTGGCGGGGAACCGGTCGAATGCGCCGCCGTGATAGGTGTGGCGCCCGCCGTTCTTGAAGCTGCGGAAGTTTGAATCGTTCATCAGGCGAATATTGCAGAGCTGGGAACACTCGATGACGACCAGATCGTCTTCATTGAGGTGCTCGCGCTGGTGTACGAATTTCATGGATGTCTCCGACGTGAAGGCGTTTTGCAAAAAGTCGAAACGATAGCATGACGCGTGGTGCATTTACCGGGCAATGAGGTTTTATTGCAGTCTTGGGCGTGAAAATGACCTTCTCGGGGATTTAATCTTCCTCAAGCTTGTCGTAGCACCTTTATTTGGGAGGATTGTATGAAATTGGCCGTCGTGATTTTGGCTCTGGCGATGACTGGCTGTGCCACTGTCGCAGATATCGAACATACCCCAGCCACCATGAGTGTCATGTCCGGAAAAAGCCCGAAAGAGTACGCTGCGTGCTTTGTCGGCAAGATCTCTGAAAGTCGCAAGCCGCCGGTGGTGATGGACCATCATGATGGCTTGCGGGTCATTGTGGCGCAGAAGCTCAGCAAAGACCCGGCAGCTGTTCTGGACATCGAAAGCCGATCCAACGGCAGCTCAATCAAGGTTTACGAGCGCCTGTCCAATCTACCGATTCGGCCAAAAGACGTACAGGCTGCTGCGACCCACTGCATTTCCGGCTGATCATTGCCTGTGATCTGAACCGGTCGATCACGGCGTCGGCCATGATTGATTTGGCGTTGCGCAGCTTGCATAGCTACTACTTGCACACCACCAGTACGCTGCGGCTTTTATAGTTGCCCACATCGACGCCCAGGGTTTTGTCGCTCTCCCTGGGTTGTGGCGTACCGTCCGTGCCGACGATTTCATAGCCGGTGCCCGCGCAAGAGGCGTCGGCTTTCTCGTAACAGCTGGCCCACGACATGGCTTCCCCGGAGCAGTCAATGCTCAGGCCTTGCTTGCCGTTTTTCAGGTAGGTGTTGGAGGACGTTGCGCAGCCTGCCAGGCCCAGTACAGCAATAATGGACAACAATCGGATCATGTTTTTGTGCTTCACAAGAGGGGTCAAAAGTAAGGTTATGGGTTCGACTTAATTAAAGTGCCATCGTTCCGGCATCATTGTAGAGAGTTGACGTCAGCATCGCCTGAATCGTTATTTATCGCCGCGACGCCGAGCGGCCTTAGGCTGATCCTGCAGCACGGCGGCGACTTCAATGGCGGCGCTTTCGCTGGCAAAAGGTCCGGCAATGGCCTCAGCATTTGCTGCGCAGACCCACCACTGACCGTCCTTGAGTTGATTGATTGAATAGCCGTTTACGGTTTTGACATCTGCCATCGAGGTGGGTCCTGAACTAAGGTTTGAAGCCGCGCATGATAAAGCCCGGCGTGCCGGGCTGTCGCGTGCGGTTTGCTGTCAGCGCGGTGGTAATAATTGCCGCGCGCGATAAGCGCAGTGAGCTACGCTTCACGTCGTGGTTCTCTCACGACGAGGGACATAAAAGCAGTTGTTCTGCTGATCGGCGCAGTGTGAAATCCGTCGATCAGTCGGTAGAGTCGGCAGCATTCAGCGTGCTCCAGTCACCACAATATATGCGATTGGGCGGAACTATCTGCTCAGGGATCTCTCTACCATGGCATCGCAACGGCCAGTGGCGGGGCATTGTAAGCTAGCCCCCGCCTGATTAGACTGCCTCGCTAACGCCAACAGCCCCTTATAAAGGACTTTTATGATCAAGAAATGCTTGTTCCCAGCAGCCGGTTACGGCACTCGCTTTTTGCCAGCGACCAAAGCCATGCCCAAAGAGATGCTGCCGGTGGTCAACAAGCCACTGATCCAATACGGCGTGGAAGAAGCACTTGATGCAGGCTTGAATGAAATTTCCATCGTTACGGGTCGTGGCAAGCGCGCACTGGAAGACCACTTCGATATCAGCTACGAGCTGGAAAACCAGATCAAAGGCACCGACAAGGAAAAATATCTGGTCGGCATCCGTCGCCTGATCGACGAGTGCAGCTTCTCTTACACTCGTCAGACTGAAATGAAAGGTCTGGGTCATGCGATCCTCAGCGGTCGCCCGCTGATTGGCAACGAATCGTTTGCCGTGGTACTGGCCGATGACCTGTGTGTGAATCTGGAAGGCGAAGGCGTCCTGGCCCAGATGGTCAAGCTGCACAAGCACTACGGTTGCTCGATCGTCGCCATTCAGGAGGTCGATCCAGCTGAAACCCATAAATACGGTGTGATCGCAGGCGAAGAGATCAAGCCTGGCCTGTTCCGTGTGACCGACATGGTTGAAAAACCAAAGCCGGAAGACGCACCTTCGAACCTGGCAATCATTGGTCGCTACATCCTGACGCCGGATATCTTCGAGAAGATCGAAGCGACCGAGCCAGGCAAAGGCGGTGAGATTCAAATTACCGACGCCCTGATGAAGCAGGCTGCCGAAGGTAATGTACTGGCCTATAAATTCCAGGGCACGCGCTTCGATTGCGGTGGCGCTGAAGGCTACATCGAAGCCACAAACTTCTGCTTCGAGCACTTCTACAAAAAAGGCAGCTAAACGCCTGAGATAATTCAGGCCTGCTGCTGAGCAAAGCCACCTTCGGGTG of the Paucimonas lemoignei genome contains:
- the alkB gene encoding alkylated DNA repair protein AlkB gives rise to the protein MKRESTTPVTLDLFADAPTPPASTEQIGQHAFVLRGFALPRIEDLLLALESVLQRAPFRHMVTPGGFTMSAALSSCGSYGWMTDRKGYRYTPTDPQTGLPWPAIPEVFMELARTAASASGFPGFMPDACLINRYVPGAKMSMHQDKDEQQLQWPVVSVSLGLPAVFLFGGFARQDKAQRINLLHGDVVVWGGEDRLRFHGVLPIKPGYQPQLGEQRINFTFRKAM
- a CDS encoding Domain of uncharacterised function (DUF1883) translates to MKFVHQREHLNEDDLVVIECSQLCNIRLMNDSNFRSFKNGGRHTYHGGAFDRFPAKIAAPSTGFWNITIDTSGRKMDSNGGRKTTFTHSIKIVRRSASRLS
- a CDS encoding lipoprotein, which codes for MKLAVVILALAMTGCATVADIEHTPATMSVMSGKSPKEYAACFVGKISESRKPPVVMDHHDGLRVIVAQKLSKDPAAVLDIESRSNGSSIKVYERLSNLPIRPKDVQAAATHCISG
- the gtaB gene encoding UTP--glucose-1-phosphate uridylyltransferase and type, with amino-acid sequence MIKKCLFPAAGYGTRFLPATKAMPKEMLPVVNKPLIQYGVEEALDAGLNEISIVTGRGKRALEDHFDISYELENQIKGTDKEKYLVGIRRLIDECSFSYTRQTEMKGLGHAILSGRPLIGNESFAVVLADDLCVNLEGEGVLAQMVKLHKHYGCSIVAIQEVDPAETHKYGVIAGEEIKPGLFRVTDMVEKPKPEDAPSNLAIIGRYILTPDIFEKIEATEPGKGGEIQITDALMKQAAEGNVLAYKFQGTRFDCGGAEGYIEATNFCFEHFYKKGS
- a CDS encoding glycoside hydrolase family protein, producing MAARIEDYALLGNCKTAALVSIDGSLDWLCFPRFDSPACFAALLGDSDNGRWKVAPVAQSVKTERRYREGTLILETLFETDTGRAMLIDFMPVGLGSQVVRIVVGLEGRVSFDMDLAIRFDYGSSVPWVENHSGHLLTAVAGPDMLVLRTPEPLQAHDHHTGSHFHIDAGEREAFVLSHQPSNEPVQEGIDPEQALRDTERFWLEFSDRCPDVGPWTEQVKRSLITLKAMTYQPTGGIVAAVTTSLPEQLGGERNWDYRYCWLRDATMTLLAFMNLGYFEEAAAWREWLMRAVAGNPEQIQIMYGLGGERRLPEFELPWLSGYEGSRPVRIGNGAATQMQLDVYGEVADAMIQALKGGLPRPPRSIEISKVIMPFLETVWHLPDRGIWEIRSEPRHFTHSKVMTWVAFDRNAKLIAQTAQSDEERALARHYREVADQIHADVCQHGYDAELGSFTQTYGAPALDASLLQIALTGFLPADDPRVVGTVAAIERSLIEDGLLLRYDTDHSTDGVAGREGTFLVCSFWLADVYVLMGREEDAAALFDRLCGLCNDLGLLAEQYDTHGKRMLGNFPQAFSHIGIINTALNLHRVVCPVKARAAAEVDAVQ
- a CDS encoding lipoprotein, which encodes MIRLLSIIAVLGLAGCATSSNTYLKNGKQGLSIDCSGEAMSWASCYEKADASCAGTGYEIVGTDGTPQPRESDKTLGVDVGNYKSRSVLVVCK